ATTAAGGCCCCGTTAGCCGGTTTACCGATAGGTAAGGCTATGAGAAAGGTTAAACAGGCCTTGGAAAGGGGTAAACCTTTTGATTGTGATGAGGTGGCTGAAAATGTTCATCCGTCGTAATAGGGTTGAAGCAGTCGCCGAGGCCTTTAGCTTGATGGGATACGAAGGGTTGATTAGGTTTGACTCTAAGGAGCCGGAGTATGCGACGATTAAAACTCTTTACGAGCATGGTTTGAGCCCTGAGTTCCTTGCCCTTACTGTGGTGTGTGCTGGTGTAAACGATTTCCAGCTTGGAGCTGGGGGAGCCGAAGCGTATTGGAGTTCTCTGACCGAGATCGTGTCGAGGAATCTGTCAAACATACGTTCTGTGGAGGATGTTAGGAGAGTTATGGAGGAGCATCTAAAGGAGCCTGTGTGTAAGAGGCTGATTACTCTTAGACGTGAAAGGCTTAGACGTTTCTTTGGTTCAGGCTTCCCGAAGTGGCTTATGAGCAACCTAGACAAGGCTAGAGGCGATCCACGTGGCTTCTGGATCAGGCTGGCTCAGTCTTTGAACAACGAGCTAAAGCAGAAGACTGTAGTCTTCACTGTTAAAGTGTTTGACCTGTTCAATCTAGTGGTCTACGGAGAATACCTATCTCTTCCATACGATATACCGATACCCGTAGACGTGCACGTGGCCAGGGTAGCTTTATCCTCAGGCATAGTAGGAGACGTAAAAGAAGAGTTAGTGAGAAGAGCCTGGGCTATGGTCGCCGAAGGCATGAGTAAGAGATGGAGAATACACGTGTCGCTCCTTAGATTAGACAGCTTAGTATGGCAGATAGGAAAAATCATGAGCCGACAACGCTTTGAAAGAGCCTCTTGCAAAGATGCTATAATACGATATCTTTCAAGAGAACTTAAGATACCGAGCGAGCATGCCAGAGCCATAGCTGAGGAGATGATGTACAATATCGAGATTTTACGAGAAATCCATCTGTGAAAAAGCCTTAAGTCGCAGTTAATTTTTTATGAGTATACGGAAAAACCTTGCCTGTCAGAAGGGTTCATCTGAAGTTTAAAGGCTTTGAAGACGGTTACCTAAATCGATTTCATCACGATTCTATCGTGGAGACTTATGGGTTGAGGGGTGACAACTTCGAGCTTACTGTGAAGCATAGGCTTGAGCGAGAGAGCTGGGTTGTGTTGCCTGGGAGCATGGACTTGGTGTTGGTGAGTTTATAAAGCTTGCTGTCCATACGTACTGCCACAGCGGGGTTCGAATCCCACCACCGCATCCCGTTTCTGAGAAGAGCATGTTTTCAGAGTTCTTTTAATTCCATCGGGGTATACCCCTAACCATGTTTCTAAAAATTGGTTCACAGACCTGTAGCCCTTCTGCTTAGCGAACTCCAAAAGCCTCTGCTTAACGAAGTCGGAGACGATCATCCCTGTATACTCAGGCTTAACGGCTCGTCGATGAACGATTTTGATCGCCTGTATTTAAACAAAAATTTCTGTAGAGAGTTCGAATGGTGTGGGAGAGGGGGCTATGCCTCTGGAAACTTGAAGACCGACCGCATAGATTGGTGGCAAGCAGATTTAACTATCTACGTTTAGTATTAAATTTGTGGTCTACCCATGTCTCGCAGAGTGTGTGTCGGGATTATAGGTAGTGGATTCGTAGCCGATATCCATGCAAACGCGTTTAAA
The nucleotide sequence above comes from Candidatus Bathyarchaeota archaeon. Encoded proteins:
- a CDS encoding N-glycosylase/DNA lyase codes for the protein MFIRRNRVEAVAEAFSLMGYEGLIRFDSKEPEYATIKTLYEHGLSPEFLALTVVCAGVNDFQLGAGGAEAYWSSLTEIVSRNLSNIRSVEDVRRVMEEHLKEPVCKRLITLRRERLRRFFGSGFPKWLMSNLDKARGDPRGFWIRLAQSLNNELKQKTVVFTVKVFDLFNLVVYGEYLSLPYDIPIPVDVHVARVALSSGIVGDVKEELVRRAWAMVAEGMSKRWRIHVSLLRLDSLVWQIGKIMSRQRFERASCKDAIIRYLSRELKIPSEHARAIAEEMMYNIEILREIHL